Proteins from one Corynebacterium testudinoris genomic window:
- the rfbA gene encoding glucose-1-phosphate thymidylyltransferase RfbA: MKGIILAGGSGTRLAPITQGISKQLMPIYDKPMIYYPLSTLMQAGIREILVITTPDDQPSFQRLLGDGSQWGIMLDYAVQPAPEGLAQAFLIGADFIGNDDVALVLGDNIFEGYQFTSSLPQCRNPHGGIVFAYEVSDPERYGVVEFDTAGHALSIEEKPADPKSNYAVVGLYFYDNRVIDIARHIQPSERGELEITAVNDAYLNLGELHVQRLQRGDVWLDTGTVDSMSEASSYIEVIQKRTGTIIGSPEVAAYREGFINATALEALAQPLLKSGYGEYLLNVAHDG, encoded by the coding sequence ATGAAGGGCATCATCTTGGCCGGCGGATCCGGGACGCGGCTCGCACCGATCACCCAGGGCATCAGCAAACAGCTCATGCCGATCTATGACAAGCCCATGATCTACTACCCGCTGTCCACCCTCATGCAGGCGGGCATCCGGGAAATCCTCGTCATCACCACACCCGACGACCAACCCAGCTTCCAACGGCTGCTTGGCGACGGCTCCCAATGGGGCATCATGCTCGACTACGCCGTCCAACCCGCCCCCGAAGGCCTGGCACAAGCCTTCCTCATCGGCGCCGACTTCATCGGCAACGACGACGTCGCCCTCGTCCTCGGCGACAACATCTTCGAGGGCTACCAATTCACCAGCAGTCTCCCACAATGCCGCAACCCCCACGGCGGCATCGTCTTCGCCTACGAAGTCTCCGACCCAGAACGCTACGGCGTCGTCGAATTCGACACCGCCGGGCACGCCCTCTCCATCGAAGAAAAACCAGCCGACCCGAAATCCAACTACGCCGTCGTCGGCCTCTACTTCTACGACAACCGCGTCATCGACATCGCCCGCCACATCCAACCCAGCGAACGCGGCGAACTAGAAATCACCGCCGTCAACGACGCCTACCTCAACCTCGGCGAACTCCACGTCCAACGCCTCCAACGAGGCGACGTCTGGCTCGACACCGGCACCGTCGACTCCATGAGCGAAGCCTCCTCATACATCGAAGTCATCCAAAAACGCACCGGCACCATCATCGGCTCCCCCGAAGTCGCCGCCTACCGCGAAGGCTTCATCAACGCCACCGCCCTCGAAGCCCTGGCCCAACCATTGCTGAAGTCGGGATACGGGGAGTACCTGCTCAATGTCGCGCACGACGGCTAG
- a CDS encoding glycosyltransferase family 2 protein, which yields MEQFQDTWLIIPCYNEGTVIQDVIENARKTFPNIVAVNDGSPDDSAEKIKAGGAHLVNHPVNLGQGAAIQTGIEYARKQPGAKYFVTFDADGQHQVKDVVRMVERLRTEPLDIVVGTRFGRPRAADDQVPLIKRLVLKTVVMLSPTTRRLGLSDAHNGLRAFNKKVADEMNIRMNGMSHASEIVSMISDKHWRVAEEPVDILYTEYSMSKGQSLINGVNILADGMLSRRL from the coding sequence GTGGAGCAATTTCAAGACACCTGGCTAATCATCCCGTGCTACAACGAGGGCACCGTGATTCAGGATGTCATCGAGAACGCGCGGAAGACGTTTCCCAACATCGTCGCCGTGAACGACGGCTCCCCCGATGATTCCGCCGAAAAGATCAAGGCGGGCGGCGCTCACCTGGTCAATCACCCGGTGAACCTAGGCCAAGGCGCCGCCATTCAGACCGGCATCGAGTATGCGCGCAAGCAACCGGGGGCGAAGTACTTTGTCACCTTCGACGCCGACGGCCAACACCAGGTCAAGGACGTGGTCCGCATGGTGGAGCGCCTTCGCACCGAACCGCTGGACATCGTCGTGGGCACCCGCTTCGGTCGCCCTCGCGCGGCGGACGATCAGGTGCCGTTGATCAAGCGCCTCGTGCTCAAGACCGTGGTCATGCTCTCCCCGACCACTCGTCGCCTCGGGCTGTCGGATGCGCACAACGGCCTGCGCGCCTTCAACAAGAAGGTCGCTGATGAGATGAACATCCGGATGAACGGCATGTCTCATGCGTCCGAAATCGTCTCGATGATCTCCGATAAACACTGGCGCGTGGCCGAGGAGCCCGTCGATATTCTCTACACCGAATACTCGATGAGCAAGGGCCAATCCCTCATCAACGGCGTGAACATTTTGGCCGACGGCATGCTTTCCAGGAGGCTTTAA
- a CDS encoding MBL fold metallo-hydrolase: MSTLRIDHVETTGTFALDGGEWQVDNNIWLVGDDSEVYIIDAAHDAAPIIDAVGGRKVKGILCTHGHNDHITVAPELSELLDAPILLHPGDLMLWQDTHPTLEPETMHDGQVFHIAGTDIQVLNTPGHSPGSCCLYLPEAGELFSGDTLFQGGPGATGRSYSSFDTIIESLQRSVLDLPPETIVRTGHGDHTTVGAEAPHLEEWIRRGH, from the coding sequence ATGAGCACCCTGCGCATTGATCACGTGGAAACCACCGGCACCTTCGCCCTTGATGGCGGCGAGTGGCAGGTGGACAACAACATCTGGCTCGTCGGCGACGACTCCGAGGTCTATATTATCGACGCCGCGCACGACGCCGCCCCCATCATCGATGCGGTCGGCGGGCGCAAGGTCAAGGGCATCCTGTGCACCCACGGGCACAACGATCACATCACTGTGGCACCCGAGCTCTCCGAGCTTCTCGACGCCCCCATCCTCCTCCACCCCGGCGATCTCATGCTGTGGCAGGACACCCACCCCACCCTCGAACCGGAAACCATGCACGACGGCCAGGTCTTCCACATTGCGGGCACCGACATCCAGGTGCTCAACACCCCAGGCCATTCCCCAGGATCGTGCTGCCTCTACCTCCCCGAGGCCGGCGAACTCTTCTCCGGAGACACCCTCTTCCAGGGCGGGCCAGGGGCAACGGGTCGCAGCTACTCCTCCTTTGACACCATCATCGAGTCACTGCAGCGCTCCGTGCTTGACCTACCGCCCGAGACGATCGTGCGCACCGGCCACGGCGACCACACCACCGTCGGCGCGGAGGCCCCGCACCTCGAAGAGTGGATCCGCCGGGGCCACTAA
- a CDS encoding glycosyltransferase, with amino-acid sequence MPEVSVLLSVYRGSSPVELAAALDSLWAQTRPADEVVMVEDGPLTADLNEVLDSHGAAHPELRRVRLSTNSGLGKALQAGLNTLTSTYVARLDTDDIAAPERLDVQLAWLSEHPDVAVLGTAMREFDDDAWHSTGDLAAAATKTRALPETHDAIARYALLNSPVNHPSVMMKVADVKSAGGYRDVHHMEDYDLWARLLASGARFHNLTEPLTYFRTSAAQFERRTGKGMFAAEKQMQDNLVRYGLISRPRAVLNLIVRTAYRLLPTALLTRVYSRLFHR; translated from the coding sequence ATGCCCGAAGTCTCCGTACTCCTTTCCGTCTACCGCGGCAGCAGCCCGGTGGAGTTGGCAGCCGCGCTAGACAGCCTGTGGGCCCAGACGCGCCCCGCCGACGAAGTAGTCATGGTCGAGGACGGACCACTGACAGCTGACCTCAACGAGGTTCTTGATTCCCACGGCGCCGCCCACCCTGAGCTGCGGCGCGTCCGCTTGTCCACCAACAGCGGGCTGGGCAAAGCCCTCCAGGCCGGCCTCAACACCCTCACCAGCACCTACGTGGCACGTCTCGATACCGATGACATCGCCGCACCCGAACGCCTGGACGTTCAATTGGCCTGGTTGTCGGAGCATCCCGATGTCGCCGTCCTGGGAACAGCAATGCGTGAGTTCGACGACGACGCCTGGCACTCCACGGGTGACCTCGCGGCTGCCGCCACCAAGACCCGCGCACTTCCCGAAACCCACGACGCCATCGCCCGCTATGCCCTCCTCAACTCCCCGGTCAACCACCCCTCCGTGATGATGAAGGTGGCCGACGTAAAGTCCGCTGGCGGCTACCGCGACGTCCACCACATGGAGGACTACGACCTCTGGGCCCGGCTACTCGCCTCCGGCGCTCGCTTCCACAATCTCACCGAACCGCTCACCTACTTCCGCACCTCCGCCGCCCAATTTGAGCGCCGCACCGGCAAAGGAATGTTCGCCGCCGAGAAGCAGATGCAGGACAATCTGGTCCGCTACGGCCTGATCTCCCGGCCGCGCGCAGTGCTCAACTTGATCGTCCGCACGGCCTACCGACTCCTACCAACGGCGCTGCTCACGAGGGTATATTCCCGTCTCTTCCACCGCTAG
- a CDS encoding S-(hydroxymethyl)mycothiol dehydrogenase — MSTTVTGIIARTKGAPVETTEIVIPDPGPHDVVVAIQACGVCHTDLAYRDGDIADEFPFLLGHEAAGVVEEVGDQVTHVQPGDFVILNWRAVCGECRACRKGEPKYCFNTHNASKKMTLTDGTELSPALGIGAFAEKTLVHEGQCTKVNPEEDPAAAGLLGCGIMAGLGAAVNTADIQRGESVAVFGLGGVGMAAIAGAKLAGATTIIGVDIDPRKLELAKEFGATDTINSSEYSGEGENNGVVAKVRELTGGFGADVTIDAVGIMPTWQQAFYSRDHAGRMVMVGVPNLTSRIDVPAIDFYGRGGSLRPAWYGDCLPERDFPTYVDLHLQGRFPLGKFVSEKVGLNDVEEAFATMKAGDVLRSVVVL, encoded by the coding sequence ATGAGCACCACTGTTACCGGGATTATCGCCCGCACCAAGGGCGCACCGGTAGAGACAACCGAGATTGTTATCCCCGATCCGGGTCCGCATGATGTTGTCGTCGCCATTCAGGCGTGCGGCGTCTGCCACACGGACCTGGCCTATCGGGATGGCGATATCGCCGACGAGTTCCCGTTCCTGCTGGGCCACGAGGCCGCGGGCGTCGTCGAAGAGGTCGGCGATCAGGTCACCCACGTGCAGCCGGGGGACTTTGTCATCCTCAACTGGCGTGCGGTGTGCGGCGAGTGCCGGGCGTGCCGCAAGGGCGAGCCGAAGTACTGCTTTAACACCCACAACGCGTCGAAGAAGATGACGCTGACCGATGGCACTGAACTCAGCCCGGCGCTGGGTATCGGGGCGTTCGCGGAGAAAACCCTCGTCCACGAGGGGCAGTGCACCAAGGTCAACCCGGAGGAAGATCCGGCCGCGGCGGGCCTGCTCGGGTGCGGCATCATGGCCGGCTTGGGCGCAGCCGTGAATACTGCCGATATCCAGCGTGGCGAATCAGTCGCGGTCTTCGGCCTCGGCGGAGTCGGCATGGCGGCCATCGCGGGCGCGAAGCTGGCCGGTGCGACGACGATCATCGGCGTGGACATCGATCCCCGCAAGCTGGAACTGGCGAAAGAATTCGGCGCCACCGATACGATCAATTCCTCCGAGTACAGCGGCGAGGGTGAGAACAACGGAGTCGTGGCCAAGGTCCGCGAACTCACCGGCGGCTTCGGCGCCGATGTGACTATCGACGCCGTCGGCATCATGCCCACCTGGCAGCAAGCGTTCTACTCCCGCGACCATGCCGGTCGCATGGTCATGGTCGGCGTCCCCAACCTCACCTCGCGTATCGATGTCCCCGCCATCGACTTCTACGGCCGTGGCGGCTCCCTGCGCCCCGCCTGGTACGGCGATTGCTTGCCCGAACGTGATTTCCCCACCTACGTCGACCTTCACCTCCAGGGCCGCTTTCCGCTGGGCAAGTTCGTCTCCGAAAAGGTCGGCCTCAATGACGTCGAGGAGGCTTTCGCCACCATGAAAGCCGGCGATGTCCTGCGATCGGTGGTGGTCCTCTAA
- a CDS encoding NAD-dependent epimerase/dehydratase family protein — MNTLVTGGAGFIGSHLVDLLIREGHDVVVIDNLSHGKLANLEEAQATGHLTFLEADLLDVDFDAVVEKHQPEVIFHLAAQIDVRESVADPLHDAQTNILATIRLAEAARRHGVRKVVHTSSGGSIYGTPDQFPVDESVPVDPHSPYAASKVAGEIYLNTFRHLYDLDCSHIAPANVYGPRQDPHGEAGVVAIFSQRLLAGEPTRVFGGGNNTRDYVFVGDVVRAFYLASGEKGSGMRFNIGTSVETSDRELHSLVAQAAGAEDNPEFAPARLGDVPRSALSFARAQEVLGWEPLTPIADGVAQTVEYFRTH; from the coding sequence ATGAACACTCTTGTCACCGGCGGCGCCGGCTTCATCGGATCCCACCTGGTTGATCTGCTCATTCGGGAGGGCCACGACGTGGTGGTCATCGATAATCTCTCCCACGGCAAGCTCGCCAACCTGGAGGAAGCGCAAGCGACCGGGCATCTCACCTTCCTGGAAGCTGATTTGCTGGATGTGGACTTTGACGCGGTCGTCGAGAAGCATCAGCCCGAGGTGATTTTCCACCTCGCGGCCCAGATCGATGTGCGGGAGTCCGTTGCGGATCCGCTGCATGATGCGCAGACGAATATCCTCGCCACGATTCGGCTGGCTGAAGCCGCGCGCCGTCACGGGGTGCGCAAGGTGGTCCACACCTCTTCGGGCGGTTCGATTTACGGCACGCCGGATCAGTTCCCGGTCGATGAGTCGGTGCCGGTGGATCCGCATTCCCCGTACGCGGCGAGCAAGGTGGCTGGGGAAATCTACCTCAATACGTTCCGTCACCTTTATGACCTTGATTGCTCGCACATCGCGCCCGCCAACGTTTATGGTCCGCGGCAGGATCCCCACGGTGAGGCCGGCGTGGTGGCGATCTTCTCGCAGCGGCTCCTCGCTGGTGAGCCGACCCGCGTGTTCGGCGGCGGCAACAACACCCGCGATTACGTCTTCGTTGGCGATGTCGTGCGGGCCTTCTACCTCGCGTCGGGGGAGAAGGGCTCGGGGATGCGCTTCAATATCGGCACCTCGGTGGAAACCTCTGACCGTGAGCTGCATTCGCTCGTGGCGCAGGCGGCGGGGGCGGAAGACAACCCGGAGTTCGCTCCGGCTCGCCTCGGCGATGTGCCGCGTTCAGCACTGTCCTTTGCGCGTGCCCAGGAGGTGTTGGGTTGGGAGCCCCTCACCCCGATTGCGGATGGTGTCGCTCAGACAGTGGAGTACTTCCGTACCCACTAA
- a CDS encoding IS3 family transposase (programmed frameshift), with the protein MTKPYPKEFRDDVVRVARNREPGVELSQIAKDFGVHFTTLYSWLKKADLEDGEVLGSTQVQSAELRDAKKRIRLLEQENEVLRRAAAYLSQANLPKMMYPLVRELAVDGVPVTVTCRVLNLARQPYYRWLADPITDAELNEAYRANALFDAHRDDPEFGYRYLVDEARDLGQPMAARTAWRICSDNRWWSVFGKKRGKNGKKPGPPVHDDLCAVTDEEGRTRHEFKADGANELWIGDITEHWTNEGKLYLCAFKDVYSNRIVGYSIDSRMKSRLAVAALNNAVARRGDVAGCVVHTDRGSQFRSRKFVRALGIHDMTGSMGRVGACGDNAAMESFFALLQKNVLDRRAWASREELRIAIVTWIERTYHRRRRQDRLGRLTPIEFETIMTTPADQAA; encoded by the exons GTGACCAAGCCCTATCCCAAAGAGTTCCGCGATGACGTTGTCCGTGTCGCACGGAATCGTGAGCCCGGTGTCGAGCTCTCCCAGATCGCCAAGGACTTCGGGGTCCACTTCACTACCCTGTACTCGTGGCTGAAGAAGGCTGACCTCGAGGACGGTGAAGTGTTGGGCTCGACTCAGGTTCAGTCGGCTGAACTGCGCGACGCCAAGAAGAGGATCCGTCTCTTGGAGCAGGAGAACGAGGTCCTCCGCCGTGCCGCGGCGTATCTCTCGCAGGCCAATCTGCCG AAAATGATGTACCCGCTCGTTCGTGAGTTGGCCGTGGACGGTGTCCCCGTCACGGTGACGTGTCGGGTGCTCAATCTTGCTCGCCAGCCCTACTACCGGTGGCTGGCGGACCCGATCACCGATGCAGAGCTGAATGAGGCTTACCGTGCCAATGCCTTGTTCGACGCCCACCGGGATGATCCCGAGTTCGGCTACCGCTATTTGGTGGATGAGGCCCGCGATCTCGGTCAACCGATGGCAGCGCGCACTGCGTGGCGGATCTGCTCAGACAACCGCTGGTGGTCGGTGTTCGGGAAGAAACGCGGCAAGAACGGTAAGAAGCCCGGTCCACCGGTCCACGATGACCTCTGCGCCGTCACCGATGAGGAGGGCAGAACCCGGCACGAGTTCAAGGCCGATGGCGCGAACGAATTGTGGATCGGCGATATCACCGAGCACTGGACCAATGAGGGCAAGCTCTACCTCTGTGCGTTCAAGGATGTCTACTCCAACCGGATCGTGGGGTACTCGATCGATTCGCGGATGAAGTCCCGCCTAGCCGTGGCTGCCCTCAACAACGCGGTCGCCCGCCGCGGCGACGTGGCCGGCTGCGTGGTCCACACCGACCGCGGGTCTCAGTTCCGTAGCCGGAAATTCGTGCGCGCTCTGGGCATTCACGACATGACCGGATCCATGGGCCGCGTCGGTGCGTGCGGGGACAACGCAGCCATGGAGAGCTTCTTCGCACTCCTGCAGAAGAACGTCCTCGACCGCCGCGCATGGGCCAGCCGAGAAGAGCTCCGGATCGCCATCGTTACCTGGATCGAGAGGACCTACCACCGACGCCGCAGACAGGACCGCCTAGGCCGCTTGACCCCGATCGAGTTCGAGACAATCATGACCACACCAGCCGATCAGGCTGCGTGA
- a CDS encoding DUF2304 domain-containing protein produces MFSTFIQVLLLCATVALGFYFLTNRRKARAKAGVKIGFIFFIVAAVWAVLRPDDLTVIANWIGVDRGTDLLLYVLVIAFMFTTLSTWIRFREQELRYARLARAVALQNSVPPVAQDEASATS; encoded by the coding sequence GTGTTCTCGACTTTCATTCAAGTCCTGCTTCTGTGTGCCACCGTGGCACTGGGATTCTATTTCCTCACCAACCGCCGCAAAGCCCGCGCCAAGGCCGGCGTGAAGATCGGCTTCATCTTCTTCATCGTCGCCGCCGTGTGGGCCGTCCTGCGACCGGATGATCTCACCGTGATCGCCAATTGGATCGGCGTGGATCGCGGCACTGACCTGCTGCTATACGTCCTGGTCATCGCGTTTATGTTCACCACGTTGTCCACGTGGATCCGCTTCCGCGAGCAGGAACTACGCTACGCGCGCCTCGCCCGCGCGGTGGCACTGCAAAACTCGGTGCCCCCAGTCGCGCAGGACGAAGCCTCAGCCACCTCTTAG
- a CDS encoding AMP-binding protein produces the protein MFSLSRLRESAATARALGEFVPSVLRSGIVSLRSGAATTLSTPAVLARYWFTTAREVEQGHITAPHRLAIIDDDGELTYRQLRDNSQSVARHLLSLGLGEIRLGVMARNGRGIVYPLAAKGYAGAAIYLLNVGSSPEQLSGCLEENDINVLVIDEEFLGRLNTSLIDARGIHIIIAHHTDPSPAYPSLADIVARPWDTSDITLPTFPKHGPIVLMSSGTSGIPKGVIRPEPRLPLVLAGILKKVPWRADIRLQLHASIFHTWGWGALNIALAARGTIVTHRIFDPAQVLRDIDTYQLEAMVTSPVFLKQILEVDDNARYDTSHLEFIVSSGHALTPHLVEETIERFGPILCNVYGSTELTLASVASAEEIAADPTTSGEIATGTTLKILDDHGNEVPTGTPGRIYLRNSTTLVGYSNPTIPLDHAQGLISIGDLGYLDDTGHLRVLGRADDMIIVGGENVYPRSVDNVLDALPGIADVYSGGVPDDNTFQRIAVWIVRDDNAHGAALTDDAIRAHVRDNLAEHSIPRDVHFMDELPRNETGKVVPRLLPQ, from the coding sequence GTGTTTAGCCTCAGCCGCCTCCGCGAATCGGCCGCCACCGCCCGAGCCCTCGGCGAGTTCGTCCCCTCCGTCCTCCGGTCCGGAATCGTCAGCCTCCGCAGCGGCGCGGCGACGACGTTATCCACCCCGGCGGTCCTGGCCCGATACTGGTTCACCACCGCCCGCGAGGTCGAGCAAGGCCACATCACCGCCCCTCACCGCCTCGCGATTATTGACGATGACGGCGAGCTCACCTACCGCCAGCTCCGCGACAACTCTCAGTCCGTCGCCCGCCACCTCCTCAGCCTCGGGCTCGGCGAGATCCGCCTCGGCGTCATGGCCCGCAACGGCCGCGGCATCGTCTACCCGCTCGCCGCAAAAGGCTACGCCGGCGCCGCGATTTACCTCCTCAACGTCGGTTCCTCCCCCGAGCAACTCTCGGGTTGCCTGGAGGAAAATGACATCAATGTCCTCGTCATCGACGAGGAGTTCCTCGGCCGCCTCAACACCTCGCTTATCGACGCCCGCGGGATCCACATCATCATCGCCCACCACACCGACCCGTCCCCGGCCTACCCCAGCCTCGCCGACATCGTCGCCCGACCCTGGGACACCTCCGACATCACCCTGCCTACCTTCCCGAAGCACGGGCCGATCGTCCTCATGTCGTCTGGCACCTCCGGCATCCCCAAAGGTGTCATCCGCCCCGAACCACGCCTGCCCCTCGTCCTGGCCGGCATCTTGAAGAAGGTCCCCTGGCGCGCCGACATCCGCCTCCAACTCCACGCCTCGATCTTCCACACCTGGGGCTGGGGCGCCCTCAACATCGCCCTCGCCGCCCGCGGAACAATAGTCACCCACCGGATTTTCGACCCCGCCCAAGTGCTGCGCGACATCGACACCTACCAGCTCGAGGCCATGGTCACCTCCCCCGTCTTCCTCAAACAAATCCTCGAAGTCGACGACAACGCCCGCTACGACACCTCCCACCTCGAATTCATCGTCTCCTCCGGCCACGCCCTCACCCCCCACCTCGTCGAGGAAACCATCGAGCGCTTCGGCCCCATCCTCTGCAACGTCTACGGCTCCACCGAATTGACGTTGGCTTCCGTCGCCTCCGCTGAAGAAATCGCCGCCGACCCCACCACCTCCGGCGAAATAGCCACCGGCACGACTCTGAAAATCCTCGACGACCACGGCAATGAAGTCCCCACCGGCACCCCAGGCCGCATCTACCTCCGCAACTCCACCACTCTCGTCGGCTACTCCAACCCCACCATCCCCCTCGACCACGCCCAAGGCCTCATCAGCATCGGCGACCTCGGCTACCTCGACGACACCGGCCACCTCCGCGTCCTCGGCCGCGCCGACGACATGATCATCGTCGGCGGCGAAAACGTCTACCCCCGCTCCGTCGACAACGTCCTCGACGCCCTCCCCGGCATCGCCGACGTCTACTCCGGCGGAGTCCCCGACGACAACACCTTCCAACGCATCGCCGTCTGGATCGTCCGCGACGACAACGCGCACGGCGCCGCCCTCACCGACGACGCCATCCGCGCCCACGTCCGCGACAACCTCGCCGAGCACTCCATCCCCCGAGACGTCCACTTCATGGACGAGCTCCCCCGCAACGAGACGGGCAAGGTTGTGCCGCGTCTACTGCCCCAGTAA
- a CDS encoding GDSL-type esterase/lipase family protein, producing the protein MQFRLAGAAARRFALIGSAVILLAGVIFAPASHAQQRNLVVFGDSIIADTPTPQYLANRVGSLSSGSSDAPGSSAGECPTSANNYGIRAGYKLGLPAWDYSCAGTTSISNGPQFSRQVDRALDTGALTPATARVIVTTGFNDTYNNSGQADEVIRARFVDAMAPQIQRIKSAAPNARIQIVGYSAITDGGNVCLVHVGANIHDRTPAPQVSRWENLAQGMQSDLARATGTQFIDMKPHTWGNSMCAPDGQRTWAGLIDFHAGPGNMPIHMTSAGHEKVADVIAAS; encoded by the coding sequence ATGCAGTTCCGACTCGCCGGCGCCGCCGCCCGCCGCTTCGCCCTCATAGGGTCCGCCGTGATCCTCCTCGCGGGAGTGATCTTCGCCCCGGCGTCCCACGCACAGCAGCGTAACCTGGTCGTTTTCGGTGATTCGATCATCGCCGATACCCCGACGCCGCAGTATTTGGCCAACCGAGTCGGCAGCCTCAGCTCCGGCTCCTCGGACGCTCCCGGGTCCAGCGCCGGAGAATGCCCGACCTCGGCCAACAACTACGGCATCCGCGCCGGGTACAAGCTCGGGCTCCCGGCCTGGGACTACTCCTGCGCCGGCACCACGTCGATTTCCAATGGCCCGCAGTTCTCCCGCCAGGTCGATCGCGCCCTGGACACGGGCGCGCTGACCCCGGCGACTGCCCGCGTGATCGTCACCACTGGCTTCAATGACACGTACAACAACTCCGGCCAGGCCGATGAGGTCATTCGCGCTCGCTTCGTCGACGCCATGGCCCCGCAGATCCAGCGCATCAAGTCCGCTGCCCCCAATGCTCGCATCCAGATCGTCGGCTACTCCGCCATCACGGATGGCGGGAACGTCTGCCTGGTCCATGTTGGTGCCAACATCCACGACCGCACTCCGGCCCCGCAGGTCTCCCGCTGGGAGAACCTCGCCCAGGGTATGCAGTCCGACTTGGCGCGCGCCACGGGCACTCAGTTCATTGATATGAAGCCGCACACCTGGGGAAATAGCATGTGCGCCCCCGACGGTCAGCGCACCTGGGCCGGTCTCATCGACTTCCATGCGGGCCCCGGCAACATGCCCATCCACATGACGTCCGCCGGGCATGAGAAGGTCGCCGACGTCATCGCGGCGTCCTAG